In Candidatus Polarisedimenticolia bacterium, a genomic segment contains:
- a CDS encoding AgmX/PglI C-terminal domain-containing protein: MSTLPTEGVKTVQAVASASGLSGGPTARSMLTSFAVHTLAVILLLLVPAEALRAQKREVDVSFYRPEPAAVPAPVAKAPLPLGPGVGPKPPGPPPAEKPIPKAPPGPKAPGNPELPPGPVGPPQVTETARERVGKTGILALKDQFASLAKDKITPKLGADARLGEADEKGNPSSRTLLTTGTPGSSGGINVAALSRSVGGGGGGGGGKGGGPGGGGGGAGGGGGGQVVSPIAGIGGGDRPLAHGGPGPSRTDEEIQIVFDRYKAQFYRLYNRALRNDPTLKGQMVLRLTIEPDGSVSMCKLQSSDMNAPELADQVVGITKTINFGAKEGVQALTISYPIDFLPAE; this comes from the coding sequence ATGAGCACGCTGCCGACCGAAGGAGTCAAGACGGTACAGGCCGTTGCGAGCGCATCCGGCCTGTCCGGGGGACCTACCGCGCGCTCCATGCTGACGAGCTTCGCGGTCCATACCCTCGCGGTGATCCTGCTCCTGCTCGTGCCGGCGGAGGCGTTGCGGGCGCAGAAGAGAGAAGTGGATGTTTCCTTCTACCGTCCCGAGCCGGCGGCGGTCCCCGCGCCGGTGGCGAAAGCTCCTCTGCCGTTGGGCCCGGGCGTCGGACCCAAGCCGCCCGGACCTCCTCCCGCGGAGAAGCCGATACCGAAGGCGCCCCCCGGCCCCAAGGCCCCGGGCAATCCAGAGCTGCCGCCGGGCCCTGTGGGTCCGCCCCAGGTGACGGAGACGGCCCGGGAAAGAGTGGGGAAGACCGGTATCCTGGCGCTCAAGGATCAGTTCGCGAGTCTGGCCAAGGACAAGATCACGCCGAAGCTCGGCGCCGATGCGCGCCTGGGCGAGGCCGATGAGAAAGGCAATCCGTCGTCACGCACCCTGCTCACGACCGGCACGCCAGGCTCCAGCGGCGGCATCAATGTCGCCGCGCTGAGCCGCAGCGTCGGAGGCGGCGGCGGGGGCGGTGGTGGCAAGGGCGGTGGCCCAGGCGGCGGGGGCGGAGGCGCCGGAGGCGGAGGTGGCGGACAGGTTGTCAGTCCAATCGCCGGAATCGGCGGAGGGGATCGGCCGCTGGCGCACGGTGGGCCCGGGCCCTCCCGCACCGACGAGGAGATCCAGATCGTCTTCGATCGCTACAAGGCGCAGTTCTACCGTCTCTACAACCGGGCGCTGCGCAACGATCCCACCTTGAAGGGGCAGATGGTGCTGCGATTGACCATCGAGCCGGACGGCAGCGTGTCGATGTGCAAGCTGCAGTCCTCCGACATGAACGCGCCGGAGCTCGCCGATCAGGTGGTGGGCATCACGAAGACGATCAACTTCGGCGCCAAGGAGGGCGTGCAGGCCCTGACGATCTCGTACCCGATCGATTTCCTGCCGGCGGAGTGA
- a CDS encoding biopolymer transporter ExbD, with product MQVTGGGSGSDLQSEINITPLIDVVLVLLIIFMVVVPLLMQGYEVDVPRLTSDPALVETVDTQVVLTVGPQACRILDQPEGNGLPKDCKVGLGEREIPVAELPANVAVALGKRPPEKRVLFLAADDRLNYEGVLRIVDLAKTGVEDLTIEVVTAETEAATP from the coding sequence ATGCAAGTCACCGGAGGCGGTTCAGGCTCCGACCTGCAGTCCGAAATCAACATCACGCCGCTCATCGACGTGGTGCTGGTGCTGCTGATCATTTTCATGGTGGTCGTCCCGCTGCTCATGCAGGGCTACGAGGTCGACGTTCCCCGGCTGACGTCGGATCCCGCTCTCGTGGAGACCGTCGATACGCAGGTGGTCCTGACCGTCGGACCGCAGGCCTGCCGCATCCTCGATCAGCCGGAAGGCAACGGTCTCCCCAAGGACTGCAAAGTCGGGCTGGGCGAGCGCGAGATCCCCGTGGCCGAGCTGCCGGCCAACGTGGCGGTGGCCCTGGGGAAGCGGCCCCCCGAGAAGCGGGTGCTGTTCCTCGCGGCCGACGATCGCCTGAACTATGAAGGCGTCCTGCGCATCGTCGACCTGGCGAAGACCGGAGTCGAGGATCTGACCATCGAAGTCGTTACGGCCGAAACCGAGGCGGCCACGCCATGA
- a CDS encoding biopolymer transporter ExbD: MQPGEPGKVQSAINVTPLVDVVLVLLIIFMVVTPQMRPGPEVDLPETPKPVEQGSDTSERLVVTIDEHGGLWIDDEQVSPERFGEGLRVVAAAEPNKKVVIQGDARLRFGEVRQAMHEVEEAGFHGVALIAKRAREGEGG; this comes from the coding sequence ATGCAGCCAGGTGAACCGGGAAAAGTGCAGTCGGCCATCAACGTCACGCCCCTTGTCGACGTGGTGCTCGTGCTGCTGATCATTTTCATGGTGGTGACGCCGCAGATGCGGCCCGGACCGGAGGTCGACCTCCCGGAAACACCGAAGCCGGTGGAGCAGGGAAGCGACACGTCGGAGCGGCTCGTGGTGACGATCGACGAGCACGGCGGGCTGTGGATCGACGACGAGCAGGTCTCTCCCGAGCGCTTCGGCGAGGGGCTTCGCGTCGTGGCTGCGGCCGAGCCGAACAAGAAAGTCGTGATCCAGGGAGACGCGCGGCTGCGCTTCGGGGAGGTCCGGCAGGCCATGCACGAGGTCGAGGAGGCCGGCTTCCACGGGGTGGCGCTGATCGCCAAGCGGGCGCGCGAAGGAGAAGGAGGCTAG
- a CDS encoding MotA/TolQ/ExbB proton channel family protein, with protein MSFAELIGNVGTFGMSVMICLALLSVYSVGVMVDKQRRFNAAIKQSKSFKPAFAKYLHGGELQDVLDAARKHPNSHVANVVSAGIVEYGVGNNDGDRDDTLELVTSTLEDSRAETMIQMKRGLGHLATIGSTAPFIGLFGTVLGIISSFRGIAATGSGGMAAVSGGISEALVATALGIFVAIPAVVAFNHFTGKLEQFQVEMNRASTQLVNHLFKLGGLLEARRTENQMRAPQMPRAAHAAR; from the coding sequence ATGAGTTTTGCGGAGCTAATCGGCAACGTAGGCACCTTCGGTATGTCGGTGATGATCTGCCTCGCCCTGCTCTCGGTCTATTCGGTCGGGGTGATGGTGGACAAGCAGCGCCGGTTCAACGCGGCCATCAAGCAGTCGAAGTCCTTCAAGCCCGCCTTCGCCAAGTATCTCCACGGAGGAGAGCTGCAGGACGTTTTGGACGCCGCGCGCAAGCACCCGAATTCTCACGTGGCCAACGTGGTCTCGGCGGGCATCGTCGAGTACGGCGTGGGGAACAACGACGGCGATCGCGACGACACGCTCGAGCTGGTCACGAGCACGCTCGAGGACTCCCGGGCCGAGACCATGATCCAGATGAAGCGGGGACTGGGCCACCTGGCCACCATCGGCTCCACGGCGCCCTTCATCGGACTGTTCGGCACCGTGCTGGGCATCATCAGCTCGTTCCGCGGCATCGCGGCCACGGGGTCGGGCGGCATGGCGGCGGTCTCGGGCGGTATTTCCGAGGCGCTGGTGGCGACGGCCCTGGGCATCTTCGTCGCCATCCCGGCGGTCGTCGCCTTCAACCACTTCACCGGCAAGCTCGAGCAGTTCCAGGTCGAGATGAACCGGGCCTCGACCCAGCTGGTAAACCATCTGTTCAAGCTGGGTGGTCTGCTCGAAGCGCGTCGGACCGAAAACCAGATGCGAGCGCCTCAGATGCCGAGGGCGGCCCATGCAGCCAGGTGA